GCTGGCGCTGGCGGACGATCGCATCGGCGGTGGCCATGCGGAGGGGTTGTTTGAAGCCTGGTCGAATCTCTACCGCCGCTTCGCGCTGGCGATGGACGCCACCGATCGGCGCGACGCGGCCTTCCTGGCCGACTTCTGGTACCCGGACGTGCAGGCCGGCGCGCTGGGCGTGAAGTGGGTGGCGCGCTGCGTGCAATCCGCCGAAGCCGACGCCGGCTGGGTCGCCTTCGACTGAGCGCGCGATTCCTTAGACGCTGGCGCCGTCGTAACTGTGGATCTGCAATGCATCGAGCGCAGCGTCAGGTACGCAGCGCAAGTTGACGGCGCACATCGCGGCGCCGTCCGGCGCGGTGCCGTAGGCGAAGGGCTGGGCACCGCAGATCCGACAGAACTGATGGCGGATCTTGTGCTGATTGAAGGTGTAGGTGCTGAGATGCTCTTCGCCGCTGTTCAGCGTGAAGGCGCTGATGGGAAAGAAGGACAGCAGCAGCCCTTTGCGACGGCAGATAGAGCAGTTGCAGCTGAGGGCTTCGGTGGGCAATTCGGCGTCCACGGAGAAGGTGACGGCGCCGCAGTGGCAGCTTCCCTGGAATGACATGGCAATAGTCCTGTGGCAGGGGAATGTTTGCCCAGTATAGTGCAATTTATCGCCATCCGGCTGCGCGGGGCTCGCTTTCCTTAGTAAATGCGCGGTTTTCTGGTAGGTTAAAGGTTAACGTCATCAAAAGGAGAGCGCGATGTTAGAACATTATTATCCGGCGAATATGGGCGCCAAACCGGTCACGGATGAACAGCACAAACGGCTGGTGGCGGTGCAGGCGGCGCTGGAGTTGATCAAGGCCACGCTGTCGGATACCAACGACGGCAACGGCGTGGATTTTCAACTGAAGGCGGCGGAGAAGCACATCGGCCCGATGGCCGACGCCATTCAGGAAGCCCTGAAGTAACGGTTCGCCGTCACCTCAACCGCCCGCTCCGGGCGGTTTTTTTTTGTGCCGATTACTGCGATTTTTTTAGCGGCGTATTGCTTTTTCCCGGTTGGCGCCGCGGGTGGCGCGACGCTCCCCTGGCGATCCGACTCCTCATCAGGTGCACGCCCATGTTTCCCTTCCGCGTATTTTTTTGTCGACGTCGCTCAGGCGGAAAGTACCAAGCGCTTCAGCATCGTCAAGGTGGGGTTCGCATCGCCCGCAGTGGACGTTCGTTGAGCGACGGTGGTTGTCAACCGCGCCGGAATAGGATTAAATGCCACGCTGACTGTATAAATAAACAGGGGTGTTGCAATGAGCCTGGCGCTGAAGGGTGAGAAGATCGCGCGTAACCGCTTTACCGGCGAAAAAATTGAAAACGGCAGCTTTATGCTATGTGATTTTTCGGGCGCCGATCTGACCGGCACCGAATTCATCGGCTGTCAATTTTACGATCGCGACAGCCGCCAGGGCGGTAACTTCAGCCGCGCGATCCTGAAAGACGCGAGTTTTAGAAGCTGCGATTTGTCGATGGCCGATTTCCGCAACGTTGATGCATTGGGGTTGGAGATCCGTGAATGTCGCGCGCAGGGAGCAGATTTTCGCGGCGCCAGCTTTATGAATATGATCACCAGCCGCACCTGGTTTTGCAGCGCCTATATCACCAAGAGCAACCTGAGCTACGCCAATTTTGCCAAAGTGGTGTTGGAGAAATGCGAGCTGTGGGAAAACCGTTGGCACGGCGCGCAGGTACTCGGTGCCAGCTTCAGCGGCTCGGATCTTTCCGGCGGCGAATTCTCCGGTTTCGACTGGCGTGCCGCCGATGTCACTCAGTGCGATCTGAGCAACGCGGAACTGGGCGAGTTGGATTTGCGCACCACCGATCTGCAGGGCGTTAAAATGGACAGTCACCAGGCCGCTCAACTGCTGGAGCGGCTGGGGATCGCGATTATCGGCTGAGGAGCTGCCTGATGCCCAGACTGATGATCAGCACGCCGCAGGCGCGATCGATCCAGGCCTTACTGCGTCGGTAGGCGTTGGCGATCGGCGCGTGAGACAGCACCAGCGCCACCAAGCCATACCACAGGCTGGCGACTACCGCGACCTCCAGCAGCATGGCGGCGAAGGTGGGCATGGAGACATGGGAAGGCGCCGCAGATGAAAACACAGCGGCGTAAAAAGCGACGGATTTGGGGTTGGCGATGTTGGTGGCGACCCCCTGCAAGAATGCCGATCTGAAGCTGGAGTTCACCCCACTCGCCGCGCCGATAACGCCTGAGCCGGGCGCGGCATGGGCGATCAGCCGATAACCGAACCAAATCAAATAACCTGCGCCGGCCACTTTTACCGCCAGCGCCAGCCAAGGGAACAGGGCGAAAATCATGCCGACGCCGAGCAGGGCACTGCTCGCCCAGAACAGGTTGACTAAGACAATACCCGCCACCAGAGCGAAAGCCTCGCCGCGGCGCGCAGAAACGGCTTTGTGTGCAACGGCGACAAAGTTGGGGCCGGGGATCACCACACCGACAATATACACGGTGAAGACGGCGAGCACGGCTGGCATATCGATCATCGGTTAACTACCTGTAAGCCTGTAAGAAGGGGGAACCTAGTTCTATAATGAATCGCCGGTATGATCCAGCGGGGCGAAAACTTTTTTACCAGGCCGTAGCGGCGGGTGCCAGCGGCCTTTTACGTCAATAAATTTATAAACCAAATGAATATAATTAAAAATATACCTTGCTTAAATAATCTGGCTGTGTGTAAATAGCGTCATCGGTTTGTAGTACAGACCTTATGAAAGCAGTTTTAGTAAAGCAGTTCTCAGTATTAGCGATATCCCTCAGATACCTCTTCTTCCGCGAATTTTCTTCTCTAGTGCCCCATAAGTTTCCAATAAAAACAGACCTCTATCGCCGTATGGCGTCGCAAAATATAAAGGAAATAGCGCTATGTCCAATAAAATGACTGGTTCGGTAAAATGGTTTGATGCAGGTAAAGGCTTTGGCTTTATCACCCCGGCAGACGGCAGCAAAGATGTATTCGTACATTTCTCTGCTATCCAGAGTAACGATTTCAAAACGCTGGATGAAGGCCAACAGGTTGAGTTCACTATCGAAAATGGCATGAAGGGTCCTTCTGCCGGCAACGTGGTCGCGTTATAATTTCCGGCCGAGGTTAGATTTCTTACGACAGCGATGAAGGTTTAAACCGGAGCAGTTAAGAAACGATATCCTCAACCTGAATAAACTCCGGGTTCGCCCGGAGTATTTATCAATACGTCATTAGCTCAGCGGGAAGGTCGGCGGAAAAATTATTCGTTGTCGGACTGAGGTTCGATCTTTCGATGACGTTCCAATAATTAATGATTATTGGCAACAGAAAAATAGATTGCCGCATAAATAATAATGTCGCTTTTCAGTCTGTTTTTCTGTTGTGAAAAAGTTGTGCTTAAGCTGCGTAATGTTGGAGTGTGGGATGGACGCTTACGCCATAACATGACAGCCGGGAAAGTCACCGGCACACGATTAATAACCCCGGCCTTGGCCGGGGTTTTTTGTGGCCGCGATCTCAGCGCTGCGAGTCCAGCAGTTCGTTGTTTTTCACCACGTCCTGCGCCTTGAGGTAGCTTTCGATCAGCAGCTGGTAGGCCGGGAAGATTTTAGTGTAGACCTCGGCCCACTGCTGGGCGTCGGCACGGTTCCAGCTGCCCTGCAGCTCGGAGGCCACGCCGGCGGTGTCGATCGGCACCACGCCGGCCTGTACCACGCGCGCCAGGGTGATTTCCTGCGCCATTTTAGAGTAAGTGCCGGAGGCGTCGATCACCGCGAACACTTTATAGCCTTCGGCCACCGCACTGATGGACGGGAAGGCCATGCAGACGCTGGTGATGGTGCCGGCGATGATCAGGGTTTTGCGGCCGGTCGCTTTGACCGCCGCTACGAAGTCCGGGTTGTCCCAGGCGTTGATTTCCCCTTTACGGGCGACGTATTGCGCGTGCGGCGCATTCTGGTGAATTTCCGGGATCAGCGGGCCGTTCGGGCCCTGTGGCACCGAGGCGGTGGTGATCACCGGCAGTTTGCTGAGGGTGGCGATGCTGGCCAGGGCAGCGGCGCGGGCGCGCAGTTCGGTCATCGGCATGTCGGCGACGGTCTGGAACAGGCCGCTCTGGTGGTCGATCAGGAGCATGACCGCGTCATTGGCATCAATAACAGGACGCTGGCCGTTGAAGTTGGCTGGAGTGCTCATGGTGTTTTCCTTTTCTCGTCGTGAGGTCAGTGGGTATCTTCTTTGATTGATAAGGCTGAAACTCAGCACTTGCCTACAGTGTAGGGAGAGGAGAAAAATCCGGTAGAGCCTAAACTCGGGATGCATCGTTCCATAAATGGAACGATTTTGACGCAGGCAAGCGGCTCGACGCTGGGCTAAACTTAAAGTGC
The sequence above is drawn from the Serratia sp. FDAARGOS_506 genome and encodes:
- a CDS encoding LysE family translocator — its product is MIDMPAVLAVFTVYIVGVVIPGPNFVAVAHKAVSARRGEAFALVAGIVLVNLFWASSALLGVGMIFALFPWLALAVKVAGAGYLIWFGYRLIAHAAPGSGVIGAASGVNSSFRSAFLQGVATNIANPKSVAFYAAVFSSAAPSHVSMPTFAAMLLEVAVVASLWYGLVALVLSHAPIANAYRRSKAWIDRACGVLIISLGIRQLLSR
- a CDS encoding isochorismatase family protein, with the translated sequence MSTPANFNGQRPVIDANDAVMLLIDHQSGLFQTVADMPMTELRARAAALASIATLSKLPVITTASVPQGPNGPLIPEIHQNAPHAQYVARKGEINAWDNPDFVAAVKATGRKTLIIAGTITSVCMAFPSISAVAEGYKVFAVIDASGTYSKMAQEITLARVVQAGVVPIDTAGVASELQGSWNRADAQQWAEVYTKIFPAYQLLIESYLKAQDVVKNNELLDSQR
- a CDS encoding GFA family protein, with product MSFQGSCHCGAVTFSVDAELPTEALSCNCSICRRKGLLLSFFPISAFTLNSGEEHLSTYTFNQHKIRHQFCRICGAQPFAYGTAPDGAAMCAVNLRCVPDAALDALQIHSYDGASV
- a CDS encoding Qnr family pentapeptide repeat protein; translation: MSLALKGEKIARNRFTGEKIENGSFMLCDFSGADLTGTEFIGCQFYDRDSRQGGNFSRAILKDASFRSCDLSMADFRNVDALGLEIRECRAQGADFRGASFMNMITSRTWFCSAYITKSNLSYANFAKVVLEKCELWENRWHGAQVLGASFSGSDLSGGEFSGFDWRAADVTQCDLSNAELGELDLRTTDLQGVKMDSHQAAQLLERLGIAIIG
- the cspA gene encoding RNA chaperone/antiterminator CspA, whose amino-acid sequence is MSNKMTGSVKWFDAGKGFGFITPADGSKDVFVHFSAIQSNDFKTLDEGQQVEFTIENGMKGPSAGNVVAL